Proteins from a single region of Malaclemys terrapin pileata isolate rMalTer1 chromosome 25, rMalTer1.hap1, whole genome shotgun sequence:
- the LOC128829321 gene encoding transcription factor CP2-like protein 1 isoform X2 codes for MLFWHSQPEHYWPGPGEMYPCSGGNLLRESLALPFLKQEEQNNISTSAELHCPAFQYVLCTPTSPAIKQHEETLTYLNQGQSYEIRLLCNPKLGDFSECRKLLKSVARVVFHDRRLQYTEHQQLEGWRWNRPGDRILDIDIPLSVGVLEPHIHPTLLNTVEFLWDPTKRTSVFVQVHCISTEFTLRKNGGEKGVPFRIQIDTYKANEKGEHVDHLHSASCLIKVFKPKGADRKQKTDREKIEKQSPQEREKYQPSYESTVLAECAPWPEASSSPHSPPATPGLPSPHAFKLLTPERGCSSPSCPSDSPAESTAEALSPCASILETQQWLHKNRFSGYCRMLANFTGADLLKLSRSDLIQICGAADGIRLSHALKARCIRPRLTLYMSREPQANGRDTPEDSHPAPYQEVYLEELTATELTNKLAEMLSLPANQIQQVSKQGPTGIHILISDLMVRNLPDESCFVAAVTKVQAPEGYHLILR; via the exons GGAGTCCTTGGCGCTGCCCTTCCTGAAGCAGGAGGAGCAGAACAACATCTCCACGTCGGCTGAGCTGCACTGCCCGGCCTTCCAGTACGTGCTCTGCACCCCCACCTCGCCCGCCATCAAACAGCACGAGGAGACCCTCACCTACCTCAACCAAG GCCAGTCCTACGAGATCCGGCTGCTGTGCAACCCCAAACTGGGCGACTTTTCCGAGTGCCGGAAGCTGCTGAAG AGCGTGGCCAGGGTGGTGTTTCACGACCGGCGCCTGCAGTACACGGAGCACCAGCAGCTGGAGGGATGGAGGTGGAACCGCCCCGGCGACCGCATCCTGGACATTG ACATCCCCCTGTCTGTCGGGGTGCTGGAGCCGCACATCCACCCCACCCTGCTGAACACGGTGGAGTTCCTCTGGGACCCCACCAAGAGGACGTCCGTCTTCGTGCAG GTGCACTGCATCAGCACCGAATTCACGCTGCGCAAGAACGGGGGTGAGAAGGGCGTCCCCTTCCGCATCCAGATCGACACCTACAAGGCCAACGAGAAGGGCGAGCACGTGGATCACCTGCACTCGGCCAGCTGCCTCATCAAAGTGTTCAAG CCCAAGGGAGCGGACAGGAAACAAAAAACTGACCGGGAGAAAATCGAGAAACAGTCACCGCAGGAGCGAGAAAAATACCAGCCTTCCTATGAGAGCACGGTGCTGGCAGAG TGCGCCCCCTGGCCAGAAGcctccagcagcccccacagtccCCCGGCCACCCCCGGACTCCCCTCTCCTCATGCCTTCAAACTGCTGACCCCTGAAAG GGGTTGTTCCTCGCCCAGCTGCCCCTCAGACAGCCCAGCAGAGAGCACGGCCGAG GCTCTCAGTCCCTGTGCCTCCATCTTGGAAacccagcagtggctgcacaaGAATCGCTTCTCCGGTTACTGCAGGATGTTGGCTAATTTCACAG gaGCCGACCTGTTGAAGCTTTCCCGCAGTGACCTCATCCAGATCTGTGGAGCGGCTGATGGGATCCGGCTCTCCCATGCGCTGAAAGCCAG GTGCATCCGCCCTCGGCTCACCCTGTACATGTCCAGGGAGCCCCAAGCCAATGGCAGAGACACCCCCGAGGACTCGCACCCAG CCCCGTACCAAGAGGTCTATCTGGAAGAACTCACGGCTACGGAACTGACCAATAAACTGGCAGAGATGCTCAGCCTCCCAGCCAACCAGATCCAGCAGGTTTCCAAGCAGGGCCCGACCGGGATTCACATCCTCATCAGTGACTTG ATGGTCAGGAACCTGCCAGATGAATCCTGTTTCGTAGCAGCTGTTACCAAAG TGCAGGCTCCAGAAGGCTACCACTTAATTTTAAGATAG
- the LOC128829321 gene encoding transcription factor CP2-like protein 1 isoform X1 — protein MLFWHSQPEHYWPGPGEMYPCSGGNLLRESLALPFLKQEEQNNISTSAELHCPAFQYVLCTPTSPAIKQHEETLTYLNQGQSYEIRLLCNPKLGDFSECRKLLKSVARVVFHDRRLQYTEHQQLEGWRWNRPGDRILDIDIPLSVGVLEPHIHPTLLNTVEFLWDPTKRTSVFVQVHCISTEFTLRKNGGEKGVPFRIQIDTYKANEKGEHVDHLHSASCLIKVFKPKGADRKQKTDREKIEKQSPQEREKYQPSYESTVLAECAPWPEASSSPHSPPATPGLPSPHAFKLLTPERGCSSPSCPSDSPAESTAEALSPCASILETQQWLHKNRFSGYCRMLANFTGADLLKLSRSDLIQICGAADGIRLSHALKARCIRPRLTLYMSREPQANGRDTPEDSHPAPYQEVYLEELTATELTNKLAEMLSLPANQIQQVSKQGPTGIHILISDLMVRNLPDESCFVAAVTKGRRLPWEKERVGKTSL, from the exons GGAGTCCTTGGCGCTGCCCTTCCTGAAGCAGGAGGAGCAGAACAACATCTCCACGTCGGCTGAGCTGCACTGCCCGGCCTTCCAGTACGTGCTCTGCACCCCCACCTCGCCCGCCATCAAACAGCACGAGGAGACCCTCACCTACCTCAACCAAG GCCAGTCCTACGAGATCCGGCTGCTGTGCAACCCCAAACTGGGCGACTTTTCCGAGTGCCGGAAGCTGCTGAAG AGCGTGGCCAGGGTGGTGTTTCACGACCGGCGCCTGCAGTACACGGAGCACCAGCAGCTGGAGGGATGGAGGTGGAACCGCCCCGGCGACCGCATCCTGGACATTG ACATCCCCCTGTCTGTCGGGGTGCTGGAGCCGCACATCCACCCCACCCTGCTGAACACGGTGGAGTTCCTCTGGGACCCCACCAAGAGGACGTCCGTCTTCGTGCAG GTGCACTGCATCAGCACCGAATTCACGCTGCGCAAGAACGGGGGTGAGAAGGGCGTCCCCTTCCGCATCCAGATCGACACCTACAAGGCCAACGAGAAGGGCGAGCACGTGGATCACCTGCACTCGGCCAGCTGCCTCATCAAAGTGTTCAAG CCCAAGGGAGCGGACAGGAAACAAAAAACTGACCGGGAGAAAATCGAGAAACAGTCACCGCAGGAGCGAGAAAAATACCAGCCTTCCTATGAGAGCACGGTGCTGGCAGAG TGCGCCCCCTGGCCAGAAGcctccagcagcccccacagtccCCCGGCCACCCCCGGACTCCCCTCTCCTCATGCCTTCAAACTGCTGACCCCTGAAAG GGGTTGTTCCTCGCCCAGCTGCCCCTCAGACAGCCCAGCAGAGAGCACGGCCGAG GCTCTCAGTCCCTGTGCCTCCATCTTGGAAacccagcagtggctgcacaaGAATCGCTTCTCCGGTTACTGCAGGATGTTGGCTAATTTCACAG gaGCCGACCTGTTGAAGCTTTCCCGCAGTGACCTCATCCAGATCTGTGGAGCGGCTGATGGGATCCGGCTCTCCCATGCGCTGAAAGCCAG GTGCATCCGCCCTCGGCTCACCCTGTACATGTCCAGGGAGCCCCAAGCCAATGGCAGAGACACCCCCGAGGACTCGCACCCAG CCCCGTACCAAGAGGTCTATCTGGAAGAACTCACGGCTACGGAACTGACCAATAAACTGGCAGAGATGCTCAGCCTCCCAGCCAACCAGATCCAGCAGGTTTCCAAGCAGGGCCCGACCGGGATTCACATCCTCATCAGTGACTTG ATGGTCAGGAACCTGCCAGATGAATCCTGTTTCGTAGCAGCTGTTACCAAAGGTAGACGGCTTCCCTGGGAAAAGGAAAGGGTGGGGAAAACAAGCCTGTGA